The following DNA comes from Elusimicrobiota bacterium.
CGACTACGCGTCGTACCTCGCCGGCCGTCACGAGACGCCGGAGCTCGTCAAGAAGGACTTCATCCGCGACCAGCACGAGTTCGGCCATCTGGCGGACCGCACCGTGGCCCGCAACCTGCTCGACTGGAAGGGCCCCAACGTCCACACCGTCGTCGTCACGCTGCGCTGCAACTTCAAGTGCCTGTACTGCCACGCGAGCGTCGTCGGCCAGGAGCGGACCGACAAGGACATGAGCGTCGCGACCGCGAAGGCGGTCGTCGACCTGATCTTCCAGAGCCCCAACCCGAACCTGATGATCGAGTTCCAGGGCGGCGAGCCGCTGCTCAACTGGCCGGTCGTCAAGTTCATCGTGCAGTACGCGCGCGAGAAGAACAAGCATCACAAGCGCGCCCTGCACTTCGGGCTCATCTCCAACTTCAGCCTGCTCGACGACGCGAAGATCGATTTCCTCGTCGCCAACGGCGTCTCCTTCTGCACCTCGCTCGACGGCCCGAAGGACCTGCACGACAAGAACCGGATCTATCTCGGCGGCAACAGCCACGAGAGCGTGCTGGTCGGCCTCCAGAAGGTCCTCGCGCGCAAGGCGGCCGGCGCGAAGACGGACACGCCGAACGCCATCTGCACGATCACCCGGCACTCGCTCGGCCGCGCGCCGGAGATCGTCGATCAGCTGGTCGCGCTGGGCCTGGAGCGCATCCAGTTCGGCCCGCTCGACCCGATCGGCTTCGCCAAGAAGAGCTGGGGCACGATCGGCTACTCCTCGGCGGAGTTCGTCGAGTTCTACTCGGACGCGCTCGACTACATCATCGCGCTCAACAAGAAGGGCGTGAAGGCGTACGAGAAGATGGCGCTCATCTTCATCATCCGCATCCTCGAGGGCGGCCACTGGCGCTTTCCCAACGCCGACGGCGTGGCGCGCCTGGCCTACG
Coding sequences within:
- the hxsB gene encoding His-Xaa-Ser system radical SAM maturase HxsB translates to MSRLTEPAGVLEASPSKVAAHNARTVGSSVLITNDVGEHALLSPADYASYLAGRHETPELVKKDFIRDQHEFGHLADRTVARNLLDWKGPNVHTVVVTLRCNFKCLYCHASVVGQERTDKDMSVATAKAVVDLIFQSPNPNLMIEFQGGEPLLNWPVVKFIVQYAREKNKHHKRALHFGLISNFSLLDDAKIDFLVANGVSFCTSLDGPKDLHDKNRIYLGGNSHESVLVGLQKVLARKAAGAKTDTPNAICTITRHSLGRAPEIVDQLVALGLERIQFGPLDPIGFAKKSWGTIGYSSAEFVEFYSDALDYIIALNKKGVKAYEKMALIFIIRILEGGHWRFPNADGVARLAYDHDGSVYTCEEGRLLANEGDEFFKIGHAATSAFSDFLDHPTVRASLLASSSNAQPMCFHCAYNPFCSVLPVYNQGTQGGVFGRMPDNGWCEKMMGLFDVVFTKLQDPEARKVLESWLEYKSR